The genomic region CACGCCCGGCAGCCCGCAGACCGCCAGCGGCGGCGTGACCCGCGGGACCCATCTTGGCGAGGCTCACGACGCCGGCCTCGAGCCGCGGAATGGTGATGAGCAGCCCGCCGCCGAGCAGCCCGACCCCGGCCGTGACGAGGCCCACGGCGGTGACGGCCTGCTGGGCGCCGTCGGGCATGTCCCCGAAAACGTTCACGAGGGTGGTGGCGTCCTGCGTGGCCTCGCGCAGCGGGCCGTTGCTGGCCTCGCCGAGACCGATGAGGGAGGTCTCCACGGAGCCCAGGAACTCCTCGGCGTCCCCGCGCAGGTTGTCCATCTTGGCGGCGGCCTGCTCGGCGGCGAACCCCTGGTCGTCCACGGCGCGGGTCCACGTGGCGATGCCCTCAGCGCCCTGCTGGTAGATCACTGACGCGGCACGAACGGCGTCCGAGCCGAAGATGGTCGCCAGAGCACTGTTGCGCTGCTCCGGCGTCAGGTCGGCCAGGGAGTCGCGCAGGTTGCCCGCGAACGCCTCGAGCCCGACGAACTCCCCGCCAGCGTCGTAGGCGCTGATGCCGAGCTCGTTCATCAGGTCTCGGGCCTCGGCGCTCTGCGGGGTGAGGCGCTGCAGCATGCTCTTGAACGACGTGCCCGCGTCGGAACCGAGCAGCCCGGCGGACGCGAAGGCGGTCAGCGCGCCGGTCGTCTCCTCGATCGTGAGGCCGGTCTGTTCGGCGACGAGGCCGGACTGCCCGAGCGCCTGCCCGAGGTCGGACACGTCGCCCTGCGCCTTGCCGGCGCCCGCGGCGAGCAGGTCCGCCACGTGCGTGACGTCCTGCCCCTCGAGCTTGAACTGCGTGAGGGCGGTGGCGGCGATGCCGGCGGCGTCGGCGACCTCGAGCCCACCAGCCGACGCCAGGGCGAGGGCGCCGTCGAGCCCACCGTCGAGGATGTCCGCGGCCGAGACACCGGCCTTGCTCAGTTCGGTGATGCCCGCGGCGGCCTCCGTCGCGCTGAACGCGGTGTCGGCGCCGGCCTGGATGGCGGCCTCGCGGAGGTCGTCCAGCGTCTTCCCGGTCGCGCCGGTCGCGGCACGCACCTGCGACATCTCGGCGTCGAAACGGGAGAACGCGACCGCAGTGGCAGTCAGGCCGGCGCCGGCCGCGAGGCCCACGCCCAGGAACGCCTTGCCGGTGTCGGTCCACGCCTTCTCGTTGTCGTGCGCGTGCTGCGCCAGCCGGGACATAGCACCGCGAGAGCGCTTCTCGGCGTCCTCGGTCTTCTTGCCGACGTCCTCGGTGGACTTCTCGGCGGTCCGCATCGCGCGGACGTACTCGCTGACGTTCGCCATCAGGCGGATGAGCACGGTCCTGTCGGCCATCTACTTGTCCTCTCCTCGGAAGGCGGCCTCAGCACGCCTCAACTTGTTGGCGTGCGGTGCGGGGGTGGCCGCGTACCGCAGCTCGTCCAGCAGGACCGCCATGGCCTCCATGAGCCCGCAGGCGGCATCGCCGTCGTACGTCTCGGCGACGCGCCGGCCCATGTCGCGCAACGCGCCGGCCATGACGGACTTCTCGCGCTGCGACAGGCCCGCGGCGGCGCGCACCACGGCCCGGCCGGCGTCGTCCACGGCGCTCATGCGGTGCCTCGGCTCGTTCGGGCTCGGTCGAGGGCGCCGGACCAGCCCGGGCTGCGCTGCAGGATCGCGTAGACCTGGGGCCAGTCGCCCGGGTCGACCCCGTGCTCGGCGAGCCATGCGGCGCGGGCGCGCATCCGGTCGGCGTAGGCCCCCGGGGACTCCTGCACGCCACGCGGCGCGCAGAGGTGGGCCGGGAGGACGAGGAGCCCGCCTGCGGGTGTCGTGACGGTTCTACGCCGTGCCACGGGCCGCACCTCCCCAGCGGGCGGCGTGCCCTCGTCGTGAGCGGGCACGCATCGGGCTGACGACCCCGCCGTCCTCGTCGGGCAGGTCGAGCTGCGACAGCAGCCGGCCCAGCGCGAGGCGGTGCTGGCGGACCTCGGCGAGGGCGGGGTGCACGCGCGGTTGTCCGGTGCTGCCGCGGACGGTCGTGCCGTCCTGCTCAACCGAACGGCGCAACGCGTCGATCTCGTCGAGCAGTCGGCAGCACTCCGCCAGCAGCTCGGCCTCGGCGTCGCTGAGGTCGAACGTGCCGAGCGTCGTCGCCCAGAACCGCCGGCCACGAGCCCCGAGGGCCGCCGGGGCGCGGCGTGGGGCGCTCACGGGGCCACCCCGGGAAACCGGGCGCAGGCAGGTCGCGGGCTGCGAGCGACCTCACCAGCGGTTCGAAGTGATGGGGTCGCTTGGCCCCCTCGCCCGGGGTGGTGGGCGCGACCGGCCGGCGCAGCCGAGGTCTCGGCGGTGCGAGAGCTCACGCTCGCTCGGCTTCGTGTCCGTGGTCCACGGTCCCCGTCGTGCGTGCCGTGGGCGGTGACGTTGACGCCGGTCCGGTCGCGGGTGCTCATGGTGGTGTCCTTCCGTCGCTCAGCGGTGGGAGTGGAAGCGCTCGCGCCAGGCGGCGGCGCGAGCCTCGAGGCTGCGGGCGAGGCGCTGCGGTGCCCCGGGGTCTTCGGGGTTGGCGAACTCCTCGCGCCAGTGCCGGGCGCCTGCGCGGCTGCGGTGGGTGTTGGCGTCGCGCGCGTACTGCTCGACGGCGCCGTTGGTCGCCTGCACCTGCGCGGGCGTGGCGACCCGCGGCAGCGCCTCGGGGTGCTGGGCCTGCCAGAGCATCGCCTCGAGTGACAGCCAGTCCTCGGGCCACGGCGCCGGGCGTGCGGGTCGAACGGTCCCGTCTGCGTCCTCGACCTTCAATCCGTAGCGGTGCGCCACGAGGTCGGGCCACGCGGCGAGCGGGTCGCCGAGGTACAGCGTGGCCTGCCGGAGGTCAGCGCCGGTCGTGTCGGCCGCCTTGTACAGCTGCTGGCCGCTGACTCGCACGCGGCGGTACTCCTCGTGCAGGCGGGCCAGGTGCTGCCACTGCTCGACCTTGCCGTGAGAGATGGCCGCCTCGGCGTCACTGACACCGGCGAGGCTCCGGGTCGCTTCGCTCACTCGCTCGAGGACGTCGGTGAGCTGGGCGTCGACGTAGCCGAACAGGACCCCCGACTCGATCGCGTCGCGCAGCGCCTGACCGACTGCACTGGACAGGGTGGAGCGCTGGCGGGTGACGGCGGCCACGACCGCGGTGCGGGCCTCGTACTCCGCGATCTTCGCCCGGGCGGCGCTGACAAGCGCCTCGACGTCGACCGGGCGCCCGGACGCGATGGCCTCCTGCACCACCTCGTCGGACGCGACGACGACCGGGTCCACGCCTCCGGCGCCGAGGCCGGGCTGCCGCGGTCCGAGGGCTACGAGGGCGGCAGCGGCGGCCTGGTAGTCCCCCACGCCCGCGAGTGCGTCGGCGACGGGCGTGTCGGTCTGGGCGTAGAACGTCCGCAGGGTGGGGTCCTGGCCGTGGAAGTCCAGGGCGGCCCGCAGCTCGGTGGGGTTCACCGGACGCCGCTGCGTGCGTCGCCGGCTGGTGCTGCTCGTGGCGGGCTCGGTCGTCGTGGTCATGGGCGGGTCTCCTGCTCTGTCTGGCGCCGGAGGGCGGCGAGTCGCTTGCGGGCGGTACGGGATCGGTTACGGCGGCGCATGCGGGCGCGGTGTCGGTGGCGGGGCCACTGCCCGCCATCGCGGCGGACGTAGCCGGCCGGGGGCACGAACAGGTCGAGGTCGCTCACGCGCTCCTCCTCGTGGTGGCGGGCTGAGCCGTGCGGTCGCGGCCGCCCCACACGCCGGCCCGCTCGCGGTTGGTCGCGGCGTACTCGTGGCAGGCGGCGGTGTGGGGGCAGTAGCCGCACGCCTCAGCGGCCTGCTGGCGGTCCTCGTGGTCCTCGCTCGTCCAGAGGTCTGCGTCGGTGCCCTGGCACGGCGGGCGGTGGTCCTGGCACGCGTCGAGCAAGGCAGCGAGCAGAGGCACGGCAGCGGGACGGAGGCCCAGACCGCCCGCGGGGCTGGGGGCGCGGCTCACGCGGCCTCACCACCGAAGAGGTCGTACGGCGGGTCCTCGGTTTCGCTGGTTTCGCTGGTTTCGCTGTCCTCGGGGGGCGGAGGGAGGTAGCGGGACCAGGCGTCCTCGAAGTCCTCTCGGCGGTAGCCCTTGCGGTTGATCGCCTTGATCTGGTGGCTACCGATGTCGTACTTCCGGAGACGTTGGGCTAGCCCTCGTCCGTCGAGGCTCTTGCCTCTCAGGTCGTCCCAGGGACTCTCCTCAAGGGCGTGAAGAGCGCTCAGCAGCTCGTCGGTGCCCATCCAGTCGGCGTCCTGCTCGGTGAAGACACCGCGGAGGTCTCGGAGCAGTCGGACGTTGAGGCTGACTGCCTCTCCGTCCCCCCGGGACTGCGAAACCAGCGAAACCGCCGAAACCCTGGCGCGCTCCGGCCAGTCCCCGCCGGCCGCGTCGGCGACCGCGAGCAGCGCCTCCCATACGTCTGCGGCGCGGTCCTCGATGCCCGTGGGCATGTCGGGCCAGGCGTCGGTCAGCGACGGGGTCTTGGCCTGCATCCAGGCCGCCAGCCGCAACTGAAGGTCGGTCCCGGTCTGCGCGTGCAGCCGGTGCCGGAACGGTTCGACCCGCTCGCCCGGTGCCCGGCGCCTCATGCGGATGACGACCGAGCGGGACATGATCGTGTCAGGCAGGTCGTCTAGGCCGGCCATCGCGACGGGGGCGTAGGCGGGGAAGGTGTCGACCTCCACGGCCTTGCCCTTGACCACGCAACGGTGGGCCTGCGCGCCGCGACGGTGCCCGGCGTTGATGAACCCGCGCAGGTCCTCGTGGTCCTTCGCGGCTCGAGGACCGAAGATCGTGTCGGCCTCGTCGAGCAGGATGGTCGGCACCCCGTCGTCGCCGCTGACGAGTCGGAACAGGGCCGCGGTCGAGCTGTTGAGGCTGAACAGGGCGCGGGGCACCAGGAGCTCGAGCACCTCCAGCACGCGGGTCTTTCCCGACCCCGGCTCAGGGCTCAGCACCGCCAGGCGGGGGGTCGACTCAAAGGCGCTGAGGGCGTGGACGTGCGCGGCCCACAAAGTCACCGCGGTGGCGCACTCGGGCGAGGGGAAGGCGACAAAGCGACGCAGGTACGTCTCCACGTCGGTCAGGAGGTCTGCACCATTCACGCGACCACCTCGGCCCGACGCCAGGAGTACGCGACCTCGGCCGCGATCTGTGCCGCAGTCTTCGGGGCCGGCTTGTGCGCGTAGGACCGCGCATCGGCCACCGCGGACCGCTGCCGGGCGAGGTAATCCTCTAGCCACTGCGGACTCGGCAGGGGCGCCACGGTGACACCGGACACCGCGCAGGCGTCCGCGTAGCCGTCGAGCCATCCCCAGCGGTACAGCGGCTCGGAACGGACCTCGTCGGGGGTGTCCACGGCGGTTGCCTCGCCGAAGGTGCGCGGGTACGTCACTGGCGCACCTCCCGCGGCGAAGCGGCAGACCAACAGCAGACGGTGGGACCAGCCGCCGCCGCGCGGATAACCTCGGCGCCGGCCCAGCCACAGCCGTCCTGCGCCGCGCACAGCTCGCGCAGGTGGTCGCGCTCGAGGTCGTGGGGGA from Aquipuribacter sp. SD81 harbors:
- a CDS encoding DUF3631 domain-containing protein; protein product: METYLRRFVAFPSPECATAVTLWAAHVHALSAFESTPRLAVLSPEPGSGKTRVLEVLELLVPRALFSLNSSTAALFRLVSGDDGVPTILLDEADTIFGPRAAKDHEDLRGFINAGHRRGAQAHRCVVKGKAVEVDTFPAYAPVAMAGLDDLPDTIMSRSVVIRMRRRAPGERVEPFRHRLHAQTGTDLQLRLAAWMQAKTPSLTDAWPDMPTGIEDRAADVWEALLAVADAAGGDWPERARVSAVSLVSQSRGDGEAVSLNVRLLRDLRGVFTEQDADWMGTDELLSALHALEESPWDDLRGKSLDGRGLAQRLRKYDIGSHQIKAINRKGYRREDFEDAWSRYLPPPPEDSETSETSETEDPPYDLFGGEAA
- a CDS encoding WhiB family transcriptional regulator, which gives rise to MLDACQDHRPPCQGTDADLWTSEDHEDRQQAAEACGYCPHTAACHEYAATNRERAGVWGGRDRTAQPATTRRSA
- a CDS encoding P27 family phage terminase small subunit yields the protein MSAPRRAPAALGARGRRFWATTLGTFDLSDAEAELLAECCRLLDEIDALRRSVEQDGTTVRGSTGQPRVHPALAEVRQHRLALGRLLSQLDLPDEDGGVVSPMRARSRRGHAARWGGAARGTA